One genomic window of Sodaliphilus pleomorphus includes the following:
- a CDS encoding IS30 family transposase — MYKQLTSEQRYTISVLLQTKFSLSFIAETIGVSVSTVSRERRRNSNAKGVYDARTAVLKVKRRKARTPGNRRIAPYVRSRVFELIRKEQWSPEEVAGWLGKKEGITVSKSTIYNWIAALSPHYGDNIRKHLRHGGRPRQKSLLTTKAHIPNRLSIDERPETDYGQTIGDWEMDTIVGKEGKGAIVTLVERRSCFMLMEKLDTGKQAVPLAYAVVRLIRESGLPVRSITTDNGPEFAAHEIIARELNTKVYFAHPYCSWEKGAIENMNGLIRQYIPKKTDFRGISRLYVKSIIEKLNNRPRKKNGFRKPKDMIKEK; from the coding sequence ATGTATAAACAATTAACCTCGGAGCAAAGATACACAATAAGTGTGCTACTCCAAACGAAATTCTCACTTAGTTTCATAGCCGAGACTATTGGTGTGTCAGTAAGCACGGTTTCTCGTGAGCGAAGGCGTAATTCTAATGCTAAAGGCGTTTATGACGCACGTACGGCCGTATTGAAAGTCAAACGACGCAAGGCCAGGACACCTGGCAATCGCCGTATCGCTCCCTATGTACGCAGCCGTGTTTTTGAACTTATCCGTAAGGAGCAGTGGTCGCCGGAGGAAGTCGCCGGATGGCTTGGCAAGAAAGAGGGCATCACGGTGTCCAAGTCAACCATATACAACTGGATAGCGGCCCTTTCCCCACATTACGGGGACAACATCCGAAAGCACCTCAGGCATGGAGGCAGACCAAGGCAAAAGTCCTTGCTTACCACCAAGGCGCATATTCCCAACCGCCTCTCCATTGACGAAAGACCGGAAACGGACTATGGACAGACCATAGGAGACTGGGAGATGGACACCATCGTAGGAAAGGAAGGCAAAGGTGCCATCGTTACTCTGGTTGAGAGGAGGAGCTGCTTTATGCTCATGGAGAAACTCGATACGGGAAAGCAGGCCGTTCCACTGGCATATGCCGTGGTGAGACTCATACGGGAGAGCGGGTTGCCTGTAAGGTCGATAACGACAGACAACGGGCCGGAGTTTGCCGCACACGAAATCATTGCGAGGGAACTTAACACGAAAGTTTACTTCGCACATCCGTACTGCTCGTGGGAGAAGGGAGCTATCGAGAACATGAACGGGCTCATCAGGCAATATATTCCGAAGAAGACGGACTTTAGGGGAATTTCAAGGCTATATGTCAAGAGCATCATCGAAAAATTAAACAACAGGCCAAGAAAGAAAAACGGATTTCGAAAGCCCAAAGACATGATTAAAGAAAAATAG
- the aroB gene encoding 3-dehydroquinate synthase, translating to MSQNIVFTNDIDNTLDNLLAAKQFSRLAVVVDTNTAQAVLPLIECQALKQASVIAIGPGDINKNLDTLVDVWKKLEAMGATRKSLVVNLGGGVVTDLGGFAAATYKRGIPFVNCPTTLLSAVDAAVGGKTGINFNGLKNEIGCFVEATDVIITTRFFTTLPAVELKSGFAEMLKHSMLSSHDDFETLLDFDLAHVDYERLLQLLKTSVLVKERIVREDPHEQGLRRALNLGHTVGHALESMALHKGKPVPHGYAVAWGLVAEAVLSHMTMHFPSTDLHRLAHYVKAHYGAFYITCDDYDTLLELMHHDKKSQNGEINCSLLASCGNVKVNNTIDDADMKAALDIYRDLMGI from the coding sequence ATGAGTCAAAACATAGTTTTCACCAACGATATCGACAACACTCTCGACAACCTACTTGCCGCCAAGCAATTCTCCCGCCTGGCAGTCGTCGTCGACACCAACACCGCCCAAGCAGTGCTGCCGCTCATCGAGTGCCAGGCCCTGAAACAGGCCAGCGTGATCGCCATAGGACCCGGCGACATCAACAAGAACCTCGACACGCTGGTCGATGTGTGGAAAAAGCTGGAGGCAATGGGGGCGACCCGCAAGTCGCTCGTCGTGAACCTGGGCGGAGGCGTGGTGACCGACTTGGGAGGTTTTGCCGCCGCTACCTACAAGCGGGGCATCCCCTTTGTAAACTGCCCCACCACCCTGCTCAGCGCCGTCGATGCAGCCGTGGGCGGCAAGACAGGCATCAACTTCAACGGACTGAAAAACGAAATAGGCTGCTTCGTGGAAGCCACCGACGTCATCATCACCACACGATTTTTCACAACACTGCCTGCGGTCGAGCTCAAGTCGGGCTTTGCCGAGATGCTGAAGCACAGCATGCTCAGCAGTCACGACGACTTTGAGACGCTGCTCGACTTCGACCTGGCACATGTCGACTACGAGCGCCTGCTCCAGCTGCTCAAGACATCGGTGCTCGTGAAAGAGCGCATCGTGAGAGAAGACCCACACGAGCAAGGGTTGAGACGGGCACTCAACCTGGGGCACACCGTGGGGCACGCCCTTGAGAGCATGGCACTGCACAAGGGCAAGCCCGTGCCTCACGGCTATGCCGTGGCCTGGGGGCTTGTTGCCGAGGCCGTGCTCTCGCACATGACGATGCACTTCCCCTCGACCGACTTGCACCGCCTCGCCCACTATGTAAAGGCCCATTACGGCGCCTTCTACATCACCTGCGACGACTACGACACACTGCTCGAGCTCATGCATCACGACAAAAAAAGCCAGAATGGCGAGATAAACTGCAGCTTGCTCGCCAGCTGCGGCAACGTGAAAGTGAACAACACCATCGACGATGCCGACATGAAAGCAGCCCTCGACATCTACCGCGACCTCATGGGAATATAA